The sequence below is a genomic window from Candidatus Methylomirabilota bacterium.
TCCACGCCCATGACCGCCGCCGCCTCTTCGTCATCCCGGATGGCGCGCAGGTAGGCGCCGATCCGGGAGTGGACGATCTCCCAGGCCGCCAGCAGCGCGGCCAGGGCCAGTCCGAGGAAGAGATAGTAGTAGGCGGTCGGGCGCGGCGTGCCGAAGAGCAACGGGGTGCGCAGGCCGAGATCGCCGCGGGTGAGCTGGTACTCCACGGTGATCAGGAGCCGGATCGATTCGGCGAACGCCCAGGTGGCCAGCGCGAGATAGATGGCCCGCATCCGGAGGCAGAGGGTCCCGAGCCCGTAGCCGACCCCGGCCGCCACGCCGACCCCGGCCGCCACGCCGACCAGGATCGGCACGCCGGCGTGCTGGACCAGCAGGGCGGAGGTGTAGGCGCCGATCCCGGCGAAGGTGTGGTGGGCCAGGGAGAACTGCCCGGTATAGCCGGCCAGGAGGTTCCAGCCGAGGGCCAGGATCACGTAGTAGAAGCTCGTGACGAGCACGTGGGCGTGATACTCCGAGACGACCCAGGGCAGCCAGGCCAGCGCGGCGTAGGCCACGAGGCACCAGCCGAGACGGCGCGCGCGGGGCACCGGCTCAGACGCCGAGGAGGGCGTCCCGGATCAGCTCGCGGAGCTGGTCGGCGAAGGCGGCCCGTGGCCCCTCGCGACGGACCTGGCCCATCTCGAGCAGGTAGAGGTAGTCGGAAACCTCGACCGCCTTGGTGATGTTCTGGTCGACCAGGAGGATCGTCACGGCCGCCGCCCGGGCCTCCAGCAGGCGCGCGTAGGCCTGCTGGGCGACGCGTGGAGCGAGGCCGGCCGACGGCTCGTCCACCAGGAGGAGGCGCGGCTCGCTGGCCTGCTCCTTGGCCAGCGAGAGCATCTTGGCCTCGCCGCCGCTCAGCGCCGTGGCGCGCAGGCGGCGCTTCCCCTGGAGGCTCGGGAACTCGGCGTACGCGCGCTCGACCATCGCGGCGACCCGCGACCGATCGCGCCGGAAGACCCAGCTCCCGAGCAGGAGGTTTTCCTGCACCGTGAGCTGGGGAAAGATGTTCGCGCCCTGCGGCACATAGCTCAGGCCGAGCCGCTTGATCCGATGGGGGGCCAGGGCCTGGATCTCGCGCCCCGCGAACCGGATCCGGCCCTGGCGCGGGTGCAGGAACCCGAAGATCGTCTTGAGGAGCGTCGACTTCCCGGCCCCGTTGGGTCCGATGATGCCGGTGATCGTCCCCGGCTCGACCCGGAGCCGGATGCCATTCAGGACATCGATCCCCTCGACGTAGCCGGCGACGATCCCGTCCAGCTCGAGGAGCGCCATCGCTAGCGCCCCAGGTAGGCCTCGAGCACCAGCGAGTGGTTCGCGACCTCCTCGAACGAGCCCTCGGCGATGAGGCGCCCCTCGTGCATCACCGACACCCGCGGGCAGAGTCGACGGAGAGTGGCCATCTCGTGGGAGACGATGAGGAAGGTCACTCCCTCCTGCCGGTTCATCCAGACGATCGCCTCCATGATGGTGTCCTTGATCGTCGGGTGCACGCCGGCGAACGGCTCGTCCATCAGGAAGAGATGCAGCGGGTGGACCATGAGGCCACGGGCGATCTGGATCAGCATGCTCTGGCCGCCGGACAGCTCCTTGGCCAGGGCGTGACGGAGGCCGTCCAGGGTGACGAAGGCGAGCAGCTGGCGCGCCCGGGCGAGGATCTCAGGCCGCGGGCGGCCCGCTCCCCGATCGAGCTCGGCCAGGGCCGGCACCAGCACATTTTCGA
It includes:
- a CDS encoding branched-chain amino acid ABC transporter permease: MPRARRLGWCLVAYAALAWLPWVVSEYHAHVLVTSFYYVILALGWNLLAGYTGQFSLAHHTFAGIGAYTSALLVQHAGVPILVGVAAGVGVAAGVGYGLGTLCLRMRAIYLALATWAFAESIRLLITVEYQLTRGDLGLRTPLLFGTPRPTAYYYLFLGLALAALLAAWEIVHSRIGAYLRAIRDDEEAAAVMGVDTFKWKRFVFAVSAVFAATAGGFQGHYVGLLSPAPMKFNEMAIVVIMVIVGGLRTFAGPVMGALFIELLSEALRPWGELRMVLFALLVIVVARAYPPGLAGLAAAAGRRLAARIPRLAPVLTARKLPD
- a CDS encoding ABC transporter ATP-binding protein, producing MALLELDGIVAGYVEGIDVLNGIRLRVEPGTITGIIGPNGAGKSTLLKTIFGFLHPRQGRIRFAGREIQALAPHRIKRLGLSYVPQGANIFPQLTVQENLLLGSWVFRRDRSRVAAMVERAYAEFPSLQGKRRLRATALSGGEAKMLSLAKEQASEPRLLLVDEPSAGLAPRVAQQAYARLLEARAAAVTILLVDQNITKAVEVSDYLYLLEMGQVRREGPRAAFADQLRELIRDALLGV
- a CDS encoding ABC transporter ATP-binding protein; amino-acid sequence: MLDKGGLLETWRLTKRFGGLTAVDGLGLAIGDGEIRGLIGPNGSGKTTTINLISGLYRPDAGQIYLRGERIDRLRPHEITGRGVARTFQIPKLFGNMTVLENVLVPALAELDRGAGRPRPEILARARQLLAFVTLDGLRHALAKELSGGQSMLIQIARGLMVHPLHLFLMDEPFAGVHPTIKDTIMEAIVWMNRQEGVTFLIVSHEMATLRRLCPRVSVMHEGRLIAEGSFEEVANHSLVLEAYLGR